Proteins from a genomic interval of Deltaproteobacteria bacterium RBG_16_64_85:
- a CDS encoding di-trans,poly-cis-decaprenylcistransferase, which translates to MQSGGTNAAALPRHVAVIMDGNGRWAKLRELPRVEGHRMGIRSVRAVVECARELGIPYLTLYAFSVENWGRPEGEVSTLMILLREFLLQELPELARHRIRLNVIGEVSQLPEIVQEVLERVLSETAANEEMTLTLALSYAGRDEIVRAARKLAADAAAGNLAPGKISEKEFALRLDTAQMPDPDLVIRTSGELRISNFLLWQAAYAEFVFTDVLWPDFGKAEFLQALDEFSRRHRRFGLTEDQVEPPSGGG; encoded by the coding sequence ATGCAAAGCGGCGGAACCAACGCAGCCGCGCTTCCTCGCCACGTCGCCGTCATCATGGACGGGAATGGGCGATGGGCGAAGCTGCGCGAGCTTCCCCGCGTCGAGGGCCACCGGATGGGGATCCGCTCCGTCCGCGCGGTCGTGGAGTGCGCGCGGGAGCTGGGAATCCCCTACCTGACCCTGTATGCTTTCTCCGTGGAAAACTGGGGAAGGCCCGAGGGCGAGGTTTCCACCCTCATGATCCTGCTCCGGGAGTTCCTGCTCCAGGAACTTCCGGAGCTTGCGCGCCACCGTATCCGGCTGAACGTCATCGGAGAGGTTTCCCAGCTGCCGGAGATCGTCCAGGAGGTCCTGGAGCGGGTCCTGTCGGAAACGGCAGCCAACGAGGAAATGACGCTGACCCTTGCGCTGTCGTACGCGGGGAGAGACGAGATCGTCCGGGCAGCGCGGAAGCTGGCGGCAGACGCGGCGGCGGGAAACCTCGCGCCGGGGAAGATCTCCGAAAAGGAGTTCGCCCTGCGCCTGGACACGGCGCAGATGCCCGACCCCGACCTGGTCATCCGCACCAGCGGCGAGCTCCGGATCAGCAACTTCCTGCTCTGGCAGGCTGCCTACGCCGAGTTCGTGTTCACCGACGTGCTCTGGCCCGATTTCGGGAAGGCGGAATTCCTCCAGGCGCTCGACGAGTTCTCCCGGCGACACCGCAGGTTCGGGCTGACGGAGGATCAGGTCGAGCCTCCGTCCGGCGGCGGATAA
- a CDS encoding peptide ABC transporter substrate-binding protein: MNGGDGMLLSLENLYKLFPVRRSFFSREMLSVHAIDGVSLDVPQGKTVGLVGESGCGKTTLGRVVLRLIPPDAGRIRFEGRDITHLSGEELRRVRRRMQIIFQDPYSSLNPRMRVSDIVGEGWIVHGMGNRGEIREKAAQLLLRVGLSADAAGKYPHEFSGGQRQRIGIARAIALSPRLVVADEPVSALDVSVQAQILNLLKDIQEEYGMAYLFVSHDLRVIRHMSDTVAVMYLGKLMEVSPAEELFLKPLHPYTRSLLAAVPMLGGAPQEKIVLRGEIPSPLAPPSGCRFHTRCFMAQKVCEEVCPLLIESAPGRFTACHFV, translated from the coding sequence ATGAACGGCGGAGACGGGATGCTCCTCTCCCTGGAGAACCTCTACAAGCTCTTCCCGGTGAGGCGTTCGTTTTTCTCCCGTGAGATGCTCAGCGTGCATGCGATCGACGGGGTGTCGCTCGATGTCCCGCAGGGGAAGACCGTCGGGCTGGTAGGAGAGTCGGGTTGCGGAAAGACGACCCTGGGGCGCGTGGTCTTACGGCTGATTCCCCCCGACGCGGGGAGAATCCGGTTCGAGGGCAGGGACATCACCCACCTGTCCGGCGAAGAGCTGCGACGCGTCCGAAGAAGGATGCAGATCATCTTCCAGGACCCGTACTCATCGCTCAACCCGCGGATGCGGGTGAGCGACATCGTGGGGGAGGGGTGGATTGTCCACGGGATGGGGAACCGGGGGGAAATCCGGGAAAAGGCGGCGCAGCTGCTCTTGCGCGTCGGGCTTTCGGCGGACGCGGCCGGCAAGTACCCCCACGAGTTCTCCGGCGGCCAGCGGCAGCGCATCGGGATCGCGCGGGCGATCGCCCTTTCGCCGAGGCTCGTCGTGGCGGACGAGCCGGTGTCCGCGCTCGACGTCTCCGTCCAGGCGCAGATATTGAACCTGCTGAAGGACATCCAGGAAGAGTACGGGATGGCCTACCTGTTCGTCTCCCACGACCTTCGGGTGATCCGCCACATGAGCGACACCGTGGCCGTGATGTACCTGGGGAAGCTGATGGAAGTCTCCCCGGCGGAGGAGCTTTTCCTCAAGCCGCTCCACCCCTACACGCGCAGCCTCCTGGCGGCCGTCCCTATGCTCGGCGGGGCGCCGCAGGAGAAGATCGTGCTGCGCGGGGAGATCCCGAGTCCGCTTGCCCCTCCCTCCGGCTGCCGGTTCCACACCCGATGCTTCATGGCGCAGAAGGTCTGCGAGGAGGTCTGCCCCCTCCTCATCGAATCCGCCCCCGGCCGCTTCACCGCCTGCCACTTCGTCTAA
- a CDS encoding 30S ribosomal protein S2, producing the protein MANGQGSVITMKQLLEAGVHFGHQTKRWNPKMKKYIFTARNGIYIIDLQQTVKMFRSAYDVVRDMAAEGRTILFVGTKKQAQEAVEEEARRAGAPYVNQRWLGGMLTNFQTIRKSLDRLQRLKEMGTDGTAEKLPKKEVLKLEKERVKMERVLGGIQELRRVPEAVFVVDPSREQIAVLEARRLGIPIIAIVDTNCDPDLIDYVIPGNDDAIRAIKLFLAKVADAIIEGKAAYAEKAASEGDKGAMTPEVTMALISTEDEPAEEPAGVPAAAKE; encoded by the coding sequence ATGGCAAACGGACAAGGTTCGGTCATCACGATGAAACAGCTGCTGGAGGCGGGCGTCCACTTCGGGCACCAGACCAAGCGGTGGAACCCGAAGATGAAGAAGTACATCTTCACTGCCCGCAACGGGATCTACATCATCGACCTGCAGCAGACGGTGAAGATGTTCCGCTCGGCGTACGACGTGGTGAGGGACATGGCCGCGGAAGGGCGGACGATCCTCTTCGTGGGCACCAAGAAACAGGCGCAAGAGGCCGTCGAGGAGGAGGCCCGGCGCGCCGGCGCTCCCTACGTGAACCAGCGCTGGCTGGGCGGGATGCTCACCAACTTTCAGACGATCCGAAAGAGCCTCGACCGGCTTCAGCGCCTGAAGGAAATGGGCACCGACGGCACCGCCGAAAAGCTCCCGAAGAAGGAAGTGCTGAAGCTGGAGAAAGAGCGCGTCAAGATGGAGAGGGTTCTCGGCGGGATCCAGGAGCTCCGGCGCGTGCCGGAGGCCGTCTTCGTCGTCGACCCGTCCCGCGAGCAGATTGCGGTCCTGGAAGCGCGCCGCCTGGGAATTCCCATCATCGCCATCGTGGACACCAACTGCGACCCCGACCTCATCGATTACGTGATTCCCGGGAACGACGACGCCATCCGGGCGATCAAGCTCTTCCTCGCGAAGGTGGCCGACGCGATCATCGAGGGAAAGGCGGCATATGCCGAGAAGGCGGCCTCCGAGGGCGACAAGGGGGCGATGACGCCGGAGGTTACCATGGCGCTGATCTCCACGGAGGACGAGCCGGCAGAGGAGCCCGCCGGAGTCCCCGCCGCGGCCAAGGAGTAG
- the secA gene encoding preprotein translocase subunit SecA (functions in protein export; can interact with acidic membrane phospholipids and the SecYEG protein complex; binds to preproteins; binds to ATP and undergoes a conformational change to promote membrane insertion of SecA/bound preprotein; ATP hydrolysis appears to drive release of the preprotein from SecA and deinsertion of SecA from the membrane; additional proteins SecD/F/YajC aid SecA recycling; exists in an equilibrium between monomers and dimers; may possibly form higher order oligomers; proteins in this cluster correspond SecA1; SecA2 is not essential and seems to play a role in secretion of a subset of proteins): MFTNLLKKMFGTQNERVLERIGPIVARVNALEPQISALPDDRLAARTAEFRQRVGNGEPLESLLPEVFATVREVSRRVLSMRHFDVQLVGGVILHEGKIAEMRTGEGKTLVATLPIVLNALTGRGVHLVTVNDYLARRDAEWMGAIYKFLGLSVGVIVHGMDDAERQASYRRDITYGTNNEYGFDYLRDNMKFRLEDMVQRELHYAIVDEVDSILIDEARTPLIISGPAEEATDKYVRVNSIIGYMKKDADYKVDEKARSVLLTEDLGIPKVERLAGVDNLYDPRNIEILHHVNQALKAHVLFKRDVDYMVKDGEVVIVDEFTGRLMPGRRWSDGLHQAVEAKEGVKIENENQTLATITFQNYFRMFEKLAGMTGTADTEAVEFKQIYNLDVVVIPTNQPMIREDYGDQIYRSEGEKFQAVLEEVKHLYEEKRPVLVGTVSIEKSERLSALLSRHGIPQNVLNAKHHEKEAQIIAEAGQPGKVTIATNMAGRGVDIKLGEGVVGKGGLHIIGTERHESRRVDNQLRGRAGRQGDPGSSRFYLSLEDDLLRIFGSDRIAPIMSKLGMEEGEPIEHNLINKAVENAQKKVEAHNFDIRKHLLEYDDVMNKQRTVIYDMREDVLSGEDLRDMVMEMAGEVAEELVGRFSDAKEYPEQWELSALGDATYAQFGYRPDIPKEEVPGLQQEGLAGRIREGAISAYERKEKEYGADAMRYLERMFLLSTIDAQWKDHLLSMDHLKEGIGLRGYAQKDPLKEYQREGFDMFSDLVFRIKEESLKRLFHVKVQREEEGKAAALPPIAPRRVNLSHGDLSRAGQTTQRHAKKKVGRNDPCPCGSGKKYKKCCGMEA; the protein is encoded by the coding sequence ATGTTCACAAACCTCCTGAAGAAAATGTTCGGCACGCAGAACGAGCGCGTGCTGGAGCGGATCGGACCCATCGTCGCCAGGGTCAACGCGCTGGAGCCGCAGATCTCGGCCCTGCCTGACGACCGGCTGGCGGCGCGGACAGCGGAGTTCCGGCAGCGGGTTGGGAACGGGGAGCCCCTCGAGTCGCTCCTTCCCGAGGTGTTCGCCACGGTCCGGGAGGTCTCCCGGCGCGTCCTGTCGATGCGCCACTTCGACGTTCAGCTGGTGGGAGGTGTCATCCTCCACGAGGGGAAGATCGCCGAGATGCGGACGGGCGAGGGGAAGACGCTCGTCGCCACCCTCCCCATCGTCCTCAACGCCCTGACCGGCCGCGGGGTTCACCTGGTCACCGTCAACGACTACCTGGCCCGGCGCGACGCCGAGTGGATGGGGGCCATCTACAAGTTCCTCGGGCTGTCGGTGGGGGTGATCGTCCACGGGATGGACGACGCGGAGCGGCAGGCCTCCTACCGCCGCGACATCACCTACGGGACGAACAACGAGTACGGCTTCGACTACCTCCGGGACAACATGAAGTTCCGCCTGGAGGACATGGTCCAGCGGGAGCTCCACTACGCGATCGTGGACGAGGTGGACTCGATCCTCATCGACGAGGCGCGCACGCCGCTCATCATCTCCGGTCCGGCGGAAGAGGCCACCGACAAGTACGTCCGGGTGAACTCGATCATCGGGTACATGAAGAAGGACGCGGACTACAAGGTCGACGAGAAGGCGCGGAGCGTCCTGCTTACCGAGGACCTCGGGATTCCCAAGGTCGAGCGCCTGGCCGGCGTCGACAACCTCTACGATCCCCGCAACATCGAGATCCTCCACCACGTCAACCAGGCGCTCAAGGCCCACGTGCTGTTCAAGCGGGACGTCGACTACATGGTGAAGGACGGCGAGGTCGTCATCGTCGACGAGTTCACCGGGCGGCTGATGCCGGGTCGGCGCTGGTCCGACGGCCTGCACCAGGCCGTGGAAGCAAAGGAAGGGGTCAAGATCGAGAACGAGAACCAGACGCTGGCGACCATCACCTTCCAGAACTACTTCCGGATGTTCGAGAAGCTGGCGGGGATGACCGGCACCGCCGACACGGAGGCCGTGGAGTTCAAGCAGATCTACAATCTCGACGTGGTGGTGATCCCCACCAACCAGCCGATGATCCGGGAGGACTACGGGGACCAGATCTACCGGTCCGAGGGGGAAAAGTTCCAGGCCGTGCTGGAGGAGGTCAAGCACCTGTACGAGGAGAAGCGGCCGGTCCTGGTGGGGACCGTCTCCATCGAGAAGTCCGAGCGTCTCTCCGCGCTCCTTTCGCGGCACGGGATTCCCCAAAACGTTTTGAACGCCAAGCACCACGAGAAGGAGGCCCAGATCATCGCGGAGGCCGGCCAGCCCGGGAAGGTGACGATCGCCACCAACATGGCGGGGCGCGGCGTCGACATCAAGCTGGGCGAAGGCGTCGTGGGGAAGGGCGGCCTCCACATCATCGGGACCGAGCGGCACGAGTCCCGCCGCGTGGACAACCAGCTGCGCGGCCGCGCGGGGCGCCAGGGCGATCCCGGATCGTCCCGTTTCTACCTCTCCCTCGAGGACGACCTGCTCCGGATCTTCGGGTCGGACCGGATCGCGCCGATCATGTCGAAGCTGGGGATGGAAGAGGGGGAGCCGATCGAGCACAACCTCATCAACAAGGCGGTCGAGAACGCCCAGAAGAAGGTGGAGGCCCACAACTTCGACATCCGGAAGCACCTGCTCGAATACGACGACGTGATGAACAAGCAGCGGACCGTCATCTACGACATGCGCGAGGACGTGCTCTCCGGCGAGGACCTGCGGGACATGGTGATGGAGATGGCCGGGGAGGTCGCGGAGGAGCTGGTAGGACGGTTTTCCGACGCGAAGGAGTACCCGGAGCAGTGGGAGCTCTCCGCCCTGGGCGACGCGACGTACGCCCAGTTCGGGTACCGGCCCGACATCCCGAAGGAAGAGGTGCCCGGGCTCCAACAGGAGGGGCTTGCCGGGAGGATCCGGGAGGGAGCGATCTCCGCATACGAGAGGAAGGAAAAGGAATACGGCGCGGATGCGATGCGCTACCTCGAGCGGATGTTCCTGCTCTCCACGATCGACGCGCAGTGGAAGGACCACCTGCTGTCGATGGACCACCTCAAGGAGGGGATCGGCCTGCGGGGGTACGCCCAGAAGGACCCGCTGAAGGAGTACCAGCGGGAGGGATTCGACATGTTCTCCGACCTGGTGTTCCGGATCAAGGAGGAGTCGCTCAAGAGGCTCTTCCACGTGAAGGTGCAGCGGGAGGAAGAGGGGAAGGCCGCCGCCCTGCCGCCCATCGCTCCCAGGAGAGTCAACCTCTCCCACGGCGACCTCTCCCGCGCCGGCCAGACGACGCAGCGGCACGCGAAGAAGAAGGTCGGGCGCAACGACCCCTGCCCGTGCGGGTCGGGCAAGAAATACAAGAAATGCTGCGGCATGGAGGCGTGA
- a CDS encoding ribosome recycling factor, translated as MMEALLKDVTGKMTRSIESFRKELGKVRTGRASFSLLDGIKADYYGTLTPLQQVGTLSVPESRLITVTPWDAKMIGPIEKAIQAGGLGLNPTNDGKVVRIPIPPLTEERRKELVKLVKKMAEDARIAVRNIRREAIERIKEKEKKKEISEDGMKRGQERIQKETDAFIKKIDGILKTKEQEIMEV; from the coding sequence CTGATGGAGGCCCTGCTGAAAGACGTCACCGGGAAGATGACCCGGAGCATCGAGTCATTCAGGAAGGAACTGGGGAAGGTCCGGACCGGGCGCGCCTCCTTCTCCCTGCTGGACGGCATCAAGGCGGACTACTACGGGACGCTGACGCCTCTCCAGCAGGTGGGGACGCTCTCGGTGCCCGAGAGCCGCCTGATAACCGTTACCCCGTGGGACGCCAAGATGATCGGCCCGATCGAGAAGGCGATCCAGGCCGGAGGGCTGGGCCTGAACCCCACGAACGACGGCAAGGTCGTCCGGATCCCCATCCCGCCCCTCACCGAGGAGCGGCGAAAGGAGCTGGTGAAGCTGGTGAAGAAAATGGCGGAGGACGCCCGGATCGCGGTCCGCAATATCCGCCGGGAAGCGATCGAGCGCATCAAGGAGAAGGAGAAGAAGAAGGAGATTTCCGAAGACGGGATGAAGCGCGGCCAGGAGCGGATCCAAAAGGAGACCGACGCCTTCATCAAGAAGATCGACGGCATCCTGAAAACCAAGGAACAGGAGATCATGGAAGTATGA
- the dppD gene encoding dipeptide ABC transporter ATP-binding protein DppD (DppD and DppF are the ATP-binding components of the ABC dipeptide transport system DppABCDF) → MMEPLLSVKDLRVAFRTERGVVRALFGVSFSVDPGETLGLVGESGCGKTVTALSVLRLLSSPPAVVEGGRVGFGGKDLLALSEEEMCAVRGKEISMIFQEPMTSLNPVLTIGKQVSEAYTAHGTCGKEEAAARAREWLRRVKMPDPERRMREYPHQMSGGMRQRAMIAMALALEPALLIADEPSTALDVTIQAQILALLKEMREQERKMAILLITHDLGVVHEFADRVAIMYLGRIVEVAKTSDLFADPIHPYTQGLLRSLPGRSVGEKRLPSIPGTVPDLHAIPPGCPFADRCPFRKKAQEQFRAGETAEDDLSICDRSDPPLEEYAPGQFAACHYQRTRRLEGRG, encoded by the coding sequence ATGATGGAGCCGCTGCTCTCCGTCAAGGATCTCCGGGTTGCGTTCCGGACCGAGCGAGGCGTGGTCCGGGCGCTGTTCGGCGTCTCCTTTTCCGTCGATCCGGGCGAGACGCTGGGATTGGTGGGGGAGTCGGGATGCGGGAAGACGGTCACTGCGCTCTCCGTCCTGCGGCTCCTTTCCTCGCCGCCCGCGGTCGTCGAAGGGGGCCGCGTCGGGTTCGGCGGGAAGGACCTCCTTGCCCTCTCCGAGGAGGAGATGTGCGCGGTGCGGGGGAAGGAGATCTCGATGATCTTCCAGGAGCCGATGACTTCCCTGAACCCCGTGCTGACCATCGGGAAGCAGGTGTCCGAGGCCTACACCGCGCATGGAACCTGCGGGAAGGAGGAGGCCGCCGCCCGGGCCCGGGAATGGCTCCGGCGCGTGAAGATGCCGGACCCGGAGCGGCGCATGCGGGAATACCCTCACCAGATGAGCGGCGGGATGCGGCAGCGGGCGATGATCGCGATGGCGCTCGCCCTCGAACCCGCGCTGCTGATCGCCGACGAGCCGTCCACCGCGCTCGACGTCACCATCCAGGCCCAGATCCTCGCGCTCCTCAAGGAGATGCGGGAGCAGGAACGGAAGATGGCGATCCTGCTCATCACGCACGATCTTGGGGTCGTCCATGAGTTCGCCGACCGGGTCGCCATCATGTACCTGGGAAGGATCGTCGAGGTCGCGAAGACGTCGGATCTCTTTGCCGATCCGATCCACCCGTACACCCAGGGGCTGCTCCGGTCGCTCCCGGGAAGGAGCGTCGGGGAGAAGCGGCTCCCGTCGATCCCCGGTACGGTGCCCGACCTGCACGCGATCCCGCCCGGATGTCCGTTCGCCGACCGGTGCCCGTTCCGAAAAAAGGCTCAGGAGCAGTTCCGCGCCGGGGAGACGGCCGAAGACGATCTGTCCATCTGCGACCGGTCGGACCCGCCGCTCGAGGAATACGCTCCCGGGCAATTCGCGGCGTGCCACTACCAGAGGACCCGGCGGCTGGAGGGGCGCGGATGA
- a CDS encoding translation elongation factor Ts: protein MQITSEMVRELREKTGAGMMDCKKALAETDGSMEQAIDNLRKKGLAAASKKASRIASEGAVAANVDGGAGALVEVNCETDFVARTDDFQAFVREVAALVRARAPRDVEAALALPAGAGTLADQQTGRVAKIGEKISFRRFVRFALPGGTRGVIVPYIHAGGKIGVLVELHGAGADHPEFVALGKDLAMQVAAANPSYIARENVPADVIAREKAIYRDQALAAGKPEKILNKIAEGKLEKFYGDFCLVEQAFIKDPDRKVKSLLSALAAKAGVEVRVAGFARFQVGEGMEKRSDDLAAEVARQLGGGHS, encoded by the coding sequence ATGCAGATCACCTCGGAGATGGTACGCGAGCTGCGCGAGAAGACCGGCGCGGGGATGATGGACTGCAAAAAGGCGCTCGCGGAGACGGACGGCAGCATGGAACAGGCGATCGACAACCTCCGGAAGAAAGGGCTTGCCGCGGCGTCGAAGAAGGCCTCCCGCATCGCGTCGGAAGGGGCGGTGGCCGCGAACGTGGACGGCGGCGCGGGCGCTCTCGTGGAGGTCAACTGCGAGACGGATTTCGTCGCCAGGACCGACGATTTCCAGGCGTTCGTCCGCGAGGTTGCAGCGCTGGTGCGCGCCCGGGCTCCGCGGGACGTGGAGGCCGCACTGGCCCTGCCCGCGGGAGCCGGAACGCTTGCCGACCAGCAGACCGGGCGCGTGGCCAAGATCGGGGAGAAGATCTCGTTCCGGCGGTTCGTCCGGTTCGCGCTTCCGGGGGGGACCCGGGGAGTGATCGTCCCCTACATCCATGCCGGCGGCAAGATCGGCGTGCTCGTCGAGCTGCACGGAGCCGGGGCGGACCATCCGGAGTTCGTCGCGCTCGGGAAGGACCTGGCGATGCAGGTCGCGGCGGCCAACCCCTCCTACATTGCACGGGAGAACGTCCCCGCCGACGTGATCGCCCGGGAGAAAGCCATCTACCGCGACCAGGCGCTGGCGGCGGGCAAGCCGGAGAAGATCCTGAACAAGATCGCGGAGGGGAAACTCGAGAAGTTCTACGGGGATTTCTGCCTGGTCGAGCAGGCGTTCATCAAGGACCCCGACCGGAAGGTGAAGAGTTTGCTTTCGGCGTTGGCCGCGAAGGCCGGCGTGGAGGTGCGGGTGGCAGGTTTCGCCCGCTTCCAGGTCGGGGAGGGGATGGAAAAGCGCTCCGATGATCTTGCCGCCGAGGTGGCCAGGCAGCTCGGGGGAGGACACTCCTGA
- a CDS encoding 4Fe-4S ferredoxin — protein MAVRITDECTACGTCLDTCPAGSIEEGEKYKVNDTCTDCLACVDSCPTGSIVQI, from the coding sequence ATGGCCGTACGCATCACCGACGAGTGCACCGCCTGCGGGACCTGCCTGGACACCTGTCCCGCCGGGTCCATCGAGGAGGGCGAGAAGTACAAGGTGAACGACACCTGCACGGACTGCCTCGCCTGCGTCGATTCCTGCCCGACCGGATCGATCGTCCAGATCTAG
- a CDS encoding UMP kinase, protein MAKPVYRRILLKLSGEALMGKQDFGIDQEVLGALSDEVRQVTELGVQVALVVGGGNIFRGIRTSREYGIDRASADYMGMLATVINSLALQEKLERDGVVTRVLSAIEMRAIAEPYIRRRALRHLEKGRVVIFAGGTGNPYFTTDTAAALRAMEINAEAILKATKVDGVYDRDPMTDKKAKKFTELTYIDVLQKHLKVMDATAISLCMDNGLPIVVFNLTRRGNIVRVVRGEKIGTVVHGGR, encoded by the coding sequence GTGGCGAAACCGGTCTACCGCAGGATCCTGCTGAAGCTGTCGGGGGAGGCCCTGATGGGGAAGCAGGATTTCGGAATCGACCAGGAGGTCCTGGGCGCACTGTCCGATGAGGTTCGGCAGGTTACGGAGCTCGGCGTCCAGGTGGCGCTGGTGGTCGGGGGAGGGAACATCTTCCGCGGTATCCGGACCAGTCGGGAGTACGGCATCGACCGCGCTTCGGCCGACTACATGGGGATGCTGGCGACCGTCATCAACAGCCTCGCCCTCCAGGAGAAGCTCGAGCGCGACGGCGTGGTGACGCGGGTCCTCTCGGCCATCGAGATGCGGGCCATCGCCGAGCCGTACATCCGGCGGCGGGCCCTGCGCCACCTCGAGAAGGGGCGGGTGGTGATCTTCGCGGGAGGGACCGGCAACCCGTACTTCACGACGGACACCGCCGCCGCGCTTCGCGCGATGGAGATCAACGCCGAAGCGATCCTCAAGGCGACGAAGGTCGACGGCGTCTACGACCGGGACCCGATGACCGACAAGAAAGCGAAGAAGTTCACGGAACTGACCTACATCGATGTCCTGCAGAAACACCTCAAGGTGATGGATGCAACGGCGATCTCCCTGTGCATGGACAACGGACTCCCGATCGTCGTTTTCAACCTGACGAGGCGGGGGAACATCGTCCGGGTGGTGCGCGGGGAAAAGATCGGCACCGTCGTCCACGGAGGCCGCTGA
- a CDS encoding bifunctional ornithine acetyltransferase/N-acetylglutamate synthase — protein MRPARTVLVPGFRGAGTACGIKKTGKTDLALVVSEHPCVSDVVFTRNRVFAAPVAWGKGLRSRSALRGVIVNSGNANACTGEEGLSAVRRTSDAVCAALGLPRNSLLVSSTGVIGVPLPASMIAAALPRLCASLSALGIAGAGDAMLTTDAYPKRGVRRISVRGRRVTLGGIAKGAGMIAPNMGTMLAYVFTDASVRPADLRRAFREAVDRTFNRIVVDGDTSTNDTAAIFANGACGLPPLAGRELAAFSEALQSLLLDLALMIVRDGEGATRVVRVAVTGAASDRDALRAARAVATSPLVKTAVFGADPNWGRVIAAVGRAGIRIDPARIELTFAGEKVLRRGMEIDHAAERRAAPKIRKEAYGIEVELGLGKGSSHLYFSDLNHEYIRINAGYRT, from the coding sequence GTGAGGCCTGCGAGAACGGTCCTGGTTCCGGGATTCCGGGGGGCAGGGACAGCGTGCGGAATCAAGAAGACGGGGAAGACCGACCTGGCCCTGGTCGTGAGCGAGCACCCCTGCGTCTCCGACGTCGTTTTCACGCGGAACCGGGTGTTTGCCGCCCCAGTAGCCTGGGGGAAGGGGCTGCGGAGCCGCTCCGCCCTGCGCGGCGTGATCGTCAACAGCGGGAACGCCAACGCGTGCACGGGGGAGGAAGGGCTCTCCGCGGTGCGGAGGACTTCCGACGCGGTCTGCGCGGCACTGGGGCTCCCGAGGAATTCCCTGCTGGTCTCCTCCACGGGAGTGATCGGCGTGCCGCTTCCGGCTTCGATGATAGCGGCAGCGCTTCCCCGGCTATGCGCCTCCCTCTCTGCCCTCGGGATCGCCGGGGCGGGTGACGCGATGCTCACCACGGACGCCTATCCCAAGCGCGGGGTCCGAAGGATCAGCGTCCGTGGAAGAAGGGTCACCCTCGGGGGGATCGCCAAGGGGGCCGGAATGATCGCTCCGAACATGGGGACGATGCTGGCCTATGTGTTCACGGACGCATCCGTGCGGCCGGCCGACCTGCGAAGGGCGTTCCGCGAGGCGGTGGACCGGACGTTCAACCGCATCGTGGTGGACGGCGACACGAGCACCAACGACACCGCCGCGATCTTCGCCAACGGCGCCTGCGGTCTTCCTCCCCTGGCGGGGAGGGAACTGGCGGCGTTTTCGGAGGCGCTCCAATCCCTGCTGCTCGACCTCGCCCTCATGATCGTGCGCGACGGCGAGGGAGCCACGCGGGTTGTCCGGGTGGCGGTGACGGGGGCCGCAAGCGATCGCGACGCCCTTCGGGCGGCGCGTGCGGTGGCCACGTCGCCGCTGGTGAAGACGGCGGTGTTCGGCGCCGACCCCAACTGGGGGCGGGTCATCGCTGCGGTCGGGAGAGCGGGGATCCGCATCGACCCGGCGAGGATCGAGCTGACGTTCGCGGGGGAGAAGGTCCTCCGGCGGGGGATGGAGATCGACCATGCCGCCGAGCGCCGCGCCGCGCCGAAGATCCGCAAGGAAGCGTACGGGATCGAGGTGGAACTGGGGCTGGGGAAGGGCAGTTCCCACCTCTACTTTTCGGATCTCAACCACGAGTACATCCGGATCAACGCGGGGTACCGCACCTAA